TTATTGCGATTGCCATATTGCGATGTTTCCCAGTTGATTAGTTTAATATTCTCAAAAAATATTACGTAAATACCAATAAACTCATCAACTTTAACTTTTTTTTAACGAAATTTTGCTTACGCGTACAAATATAGTACAATGTACATGCCAAAAACAACAGGTTTACAATATTTTTAGTATGTAAGAACTGTTAAATTCGATGTTTTACAAATAACTCTAGCTGTTGCTAGTCAAATAGTTATAGCTTAAAACACGCTCTATATCCTCCAAAAACCCATTGAACCTTCCCTGGGGACTTAACGTTTTGGTATTAATCCTAGCATCGAAGTCGTCCAGATAACTACTTAGGTGTTTATCCCTCACTGATAGTAGATTCACTAAATACCTCGTTTTAGGATACTCCAGAAGTTCTCAATGGTATTAGTTTGTACATCGCCATCCACATATATGCTCAAAGCACTACAAAAGACGAGAAAATCAAAGTGGTGTGCCGTCTCTCATTAGGATAGGGCTTTGAAAAATTACCGTCGGAAAAGGGAGAAAGGTTCACTGCCACTCCCTTTTCCATCGTCCAAATCTAGGAAATATACCAATCGGATCCGAGATATTTACGATTTATTTAGTGGTACTTGAGGTTTGGACAATAGTATAATAATGGATGGCTTCCCTTAAGGGACTCTTTTCATGTGTAAGAACCTGATCCCGTTCTCGCACACTTCATCATCCTCTTCCCCTATCCGCAATATCGCCTCCGTTATATCCAATACGATAACATCGAAACTGGACATTATGTGCTCTCCACTGAACCTGCTTATATAGTCGTATTGGATGTGCAGGTTATTGGAGGTAAATTTGTAGTCCCCAAGCTCTATGTCCTCAATCTCGCAATCCGCCACATTTTCCCCAAAGTACCTTGTTATCTCAAATGTATTGTCCACAAAGAAGGTCCAGGTCGTCAGTTTATGGCATCCCGTCACCTCCGTTTCGTCGATCATGTCCTCCCCGTTGCACCTATCGGCGATATACTCCTGTCTCCATGACCCTACCAGTAATGTTGAGTCAGTTTCTTCTTGTACGTTCCCATTGTCCCTGTTGCACGATAGCGCAAATAGGACTGTCATAGTGTAAATGATTCTTTTCATCTATTGGTTTTTGTTCCCTCACGGCCCCGATAAGAGAAGGTTTGAAAAAAAGAAGCGTGGGACTGAACCGCACGCTTTAAAGGTATCGCCAGACACCCGAACACAATACGGACAGCCCACGCCCATACGGGCGCAGCGTTCTATCCATATCCTCCGTGTTCCTTTAAAACTGGCGATTTCTTAAAACAAGAATACGATTACGCTACTATGCCTTGATATTTTGGGCAATTTATCTCATCGATTCAAGCAAACAAAATATTTTGTTCTATTTTGGTGGGCATGGCATCAAATACCAATAACGACAAGATTATAAAAAAGATAATCCGCCTGACAAGAAAAAAGGCCCCAGACCATACCAACTTTTCTATTTACGAACTGTTTGAGGAAATAAAGCTTAAAAACAACGAGCGGGAATACTTCAAGAACAACTATATGGATATTAGGGCTATGATGGTGAATAGTGATAAACTTGAGATGAAAACTCACAGGATGAGCCGTTTGACACCTGCGGAAATCGAAAAAAGGAATCACAAAAAACTACGGAACATCATCCTGCGAAATGCTACGTGGCAAAACTTAATTGCCTTTATCGGTGTTTTAGCTACCGTTATTTTTGGGACCTTGAATCATCTGGCGAACAACCGTATCGGTAGCTTAGAATCCGTAAACGCTGATTTGAAATCTGAAGTTGTTCTTTTGAAGTCCGCAAATGCTAGTTTAGTTGAAGATAACAATCGTTTAGTTCTTCAGGTTGGGCGTTGTATCGATTCAATAGTTGAATGTGAAAGAACGCTGTCACAACAAGTGCCGCGAACAAAATCCAAAAGGACCGATTAGACCTATCCCTTTTTTCTAAGAATCCCATCTAGTCAAGTTTTTTTGAAGACGCCCGTCCCATTTTGTATATAGTTGCCCAATCATGAGATTCCTTTTCAGGTTCACCAGGGTTTCTTGCTGTCTCTTAGAAATGCCCTTCCGCTACCAAATACAAAAACAGCAATACTCCAACCAACGATTTGCATAAACCAATCGCGTCCTAGCTGATGTCTGACAAGGGCATCTGGTTCGAGCAATAAATACGGAGTCCTTTTTATCAGGGGTAAAAGACTTGGAATGAGAAAAACGGCTATTGCAATACTTATCAGAATAAGCAATACCCCAAATATCTTTTCCAGTAATGAAAGCATACAATTACGTAAGTTAGGGAAATTCCAAATTTCTGTCCCATTTAGTATATAGTTGCCCTTTACTGCGCTAAAAACCCATTTTTGGTTAAAAAGGCATCTCGTATCCTTTGCCGTAACGCCCTGTCCCCTGCTGCGCCTCCATTAAAAAAATGCCCAACTCCTTTATCGAATCCTCCCAAGGGACGCAATCCCCTTTAATTTAGAGATGGGCATTGCTTTTATGGTCACCATCACGGTAGTTGGGCAATTCCGGTCGGAATGGGCCAGTTCTGCTTTCTTTTGAGGTCCTTTTATCCGAATATTCCCATTATCCCTCATTTATGCATTTGTCTTATGCGCATAACATACTTTGTCCTACCATTGCTTATTGCTATCGTAGCGAACCTTAAAAATGAGAACATTCCTATTGCTATCCGTAGTATTTGGTTT
The sequence above is a segment of the Muricauda sp. SCSIO 64092 genome. Coding sequences within it:
- a CDS encoding lipocalin family protein, giving the protein MKRIIYTMTVLFALSCNRDNGNVQEETDSTLLVGSWRQEYIADRCNGEDMIDETEVTGCHKLTTWTFFVDNTFEITRYFGENVADCEIEDIELGDYKFTSNNLHIQYDYISRFSGEHIMSSFDVIVLDITEAILRIGEEDDEVCENGIRFLHMKRVP